A genomic segment from Luteibacter aegosomatis encodes:
- the dbpA gene encoding ATP-dependent RNA helicase DbpA: MNAFDQLALSPALLAAVESLGYASMTPVQAESLPPILAGRDVMAEARTGSGKTAAFGLGLLQRLDPDVIRLQALVLCPTRELADQVAKSIRRLATNIPNVKLLTLCGGMPLGPQLASLEHDPHIVVGTPGRVQEHLKRGSLHGGGIATFVLDEADRMLDMGFGEAIDDIVKRISKHHQTLLFSATYPEEIRAVSGRMQNDPVVVTIEEPHTEATIEQRVVEVEPPAKTAVLARILTHEKPESTLVFCNMRKDVDDLAAELDRLGFSALALHGDLEQRDRDEALVRFANRSCNVLVATDVAARGLDIAGLPLVVSYDVAHDPDTHTHRSGRTGRAGASGLAITLAGSRELNRLRAIEERMGAPMARYPAKAGDGRKVLNLAPNKTIVIDAGRKDKLRPGDILGALTGDAGLKADEVGKIDVFATRAYVAIRRDLAGKALARLREGKIKGRSFRVRPLG, encoded by the coding sequence ATGAACGCCTTCGACCAGCTCGCCCTCTCCCCCGCCTTGCTCGCCGCCGTGGAATCCCTCGGCTACGCGTCCATGACGCCCGTGCAGGCCGAAAGCCTGCCGCCGATCCTCGCCGGTCGCGACGTGATGGCCGAGGCTCGCACGGGCAGCGGCAAGACCGCCGCCTTCGGCCTGGGGCTGCTGCAGCGCCTCGATCCCGACGTGATCCGCCTGCAGGCGCTCGTGCTCTGCCCCACCCGCGAGCTGGCCGACCAGGTGGCGAAGTCGATCCGCCGCCTGGCCACCAACATCCCCAACGTGAAGCTGCTCACGCTGTGCGGCGGCATGCCGTTGGGTCCGCAGCTCGCCTCGCTGGAACACGATCCGCACATCGTGGTGGGCACGCCCGGTCGCGTGCAGGAGCACCTGAAGCGCGGCAGCCTGCACGGCGGCGGCATCGCCACCTTCGTGCTCGACGAAGCCGACCGCATGCTCGACATGGGCTTCGGCGAAGCCATCGACGACATCGTCAAGCGGATTTCGAAGCACCACCAGACGCTGCTGTTCTCGGCCACGTACCCGGAGGAAATCCGTGCCGTGAGCGGACGCATGCAGAACGATCCGGTGGTCGTGACCATCGAGGAGCCGCACACCGAAGCCACCATCGAACAGCGCGTGGTGGAAGTGGAACCGCCGGCGAAGACCGCCGTGCTCGCGCGCATCCTCACCCACGAAAAGCCCGAGTCCACGCTGGTGTTCTGCAACATGCGCAAGGACGTGGACGACCTCGCCGCCGAACTCGACCGCCTCGGCTTCTCCGCCCTCGCGCTGCATGGCGACCTCGAACAGCGCGACCGCGACGAGGCCCTGGTGCGTTTCGCCAACCGCAGTTGCAACGTACTGGTGGCCACCGACGTGGCCGCCCGCGGCCTCGACATCGCCGGCCTGCCGCTGGTGGTGAGCTACGACGTGGCGCACGACCCCGACACGCACACCCACCGCAGCGGCCGCACCGGCCGTGCCGGTGCCAGCGGCCTGGCCATCACCCTGGCCGGTTCGCGCGAACTCAACCGCCTCCGCGCCATCGAGGAGCGCATGGGCGCGCCCATGGCACGCTACCCGGCCAAGGCCGGCGACGGCCGCAAGGTGCTCAACCTGGCTCCCAACAAGACGATCGTGATCGATGCCGGCCGCAAGGACAAACTCCGTCCCGGCGACATCCTCGGCGCGCTCACCGGCGACGCGGGGCTGAAGGCCGACGAGGTGGGCAAGATCGACGTCTTCGCCACGCGCGCCTACGTGGCCATTCGCCGCGATCTCGCGGGCAAGGCATTGGCGCGCTTGCGCGAGGGGAAGATCAAGGGACGATCGTTCCGCGTGCGCCCGTTGGGCTGA
- a CDS encoding energy transducer TonB has protein sequence MHRSIALLCTALALTACHAPTKPANKPADPDRAGTVSYKELPAFADNQYKLKRDEQAFGAQPVDHDAPAYPASLVALQLPETTVRIKAIVDEQGRVTEVRDLDTSNDPNHSAFFAACRDAVMRWSYTPMTVVEEWDDGRGNITQKRRNAPFSLDYGFRFALVEGKPMVSSTRK, from the coding sequence ATGCATCGATCGATAGCACTGCTCTGCACCGCCCTGGCACTGACCGCCTGCCACGCGCCGACCAAGCCGGCGAACAAGCCGGCCGACCCCGACCGCGCCGGCACGGTCAGCTACAAGGAATTGCCGGCCTTCGCCGACAACCAATACAAGCTCAAGCGCGACGAACAGGCTTTCGGCGCGCAGCCGGTCGACCACGACGCACCCGCCTATCCCGCGTCACTGGTCGCCCTGCAACTCCCCGAAACGACCGTCCGCATCAAGGCCATCGTCGACGAGCAAGGGCGGGTCACCGAGGTGAGGGATCTGGATACCTCCAACGATCCGAACCATTCCGCGTTCTTCGCCGCCTGCCGCGACGCCGTGATGCGCTGGTCGTATACGCCGATGACCGTGGTGGAAGAATGGGACGACGGCCGCGGCAACATCACGCAGAAACGCAGGAACGCGCCTTTCAGCCTCGATTACGGGTTCCGGTTCGCGCTGGTCGAAGGAAAGCCGATGGTTTCGTCGACCCGTAAGTAA
- a CDS encoding DUF4189 domain-containing protein: MSKQPIPLLFLLSIWSAQAIGEGGCPPGQYPQAGQGWQTCIPMPTAPPEVSLPPRQHEVWRSGYGSLAIDVKAGALGSADDQPSRMAAEAEAMNACRQAGGLDCVIRKSYEDECLAMAVGKKGFMLRTGLSQEKTEKEALKACEKKNDRCEIHHSSCSTPFRFR, translated from the coding sequence ATGAGCAAGCAACCGATTCCGTTACTTTTTCTTCTGTCTATCTGGTCGGCGCAAGCGATCGGCGAAGGCGGCTGCCCGCCTGGACAGTATCCCCAGGCTGGCCAAGGCTGGCAGACCTGTATTCCCATGCCAACGGCTCCGCCAGAAGTGAGCCTGCCTCCGCGCCAGCATGAAGTATGGCGAAGCGGGTACGGGTCCCTTGCCATAGATGTAAAGGCTGGGGCACTGGGATCCGCTGATGATCAGCCATCACGGATGGCTGCCGAAGCCGAAGCCATGAATGCGTGTAGGCAGGCCGGTGGACTGGATTGCGTGATACGGAAGAGTTATGAGGACGAATGCCTGGCAATGGCCGTCGGAAAAAAGGGTTTCATGCTTCGTACTGGACTCTCGCAAGAGAAGACGGAGAAAGAAGCTTTGAAGGCCTGTGAAAAAAAGAACGACAGGTGCGAAATCCACCATTCTTCCTGCAGTACCCCCTTTAGGTTCCGCTAG
- a CDS encoding TrbG/VirB9 family P-type conjugative transfer protein: MKRSHRLTATLVGGLAFLCAIQPSRAEGTTSSHAAVATYDYADDSIYTVRTGLGITTQIELSPNEQILDYSTGFSSGWDLTRRNNVFYVKPKNVDVDTNMMIRTATHSYIFELKVVATDWKTLDQARKAGVQYKITFTYPADASLAPVMKQAEEAPLLDTSLVRNRDYHFDYDYAKRRRVAKWLVPTHVYDDGRFTYIKMPDMKQFPTGNFPTVYMREKKRGADAIVNTTVEGNTIVVHGTYPFLVIRHDSNVIGLRRNTRK, translated from the coding sequence ATGAAACGCTCCCATCGCCTCACCGCCACCCTCGTCGGCGGCCTCGCCTTCCTGTGCGCGATACAACCGTCCCGCGCCGAGGGCACCACGTCGAGCCACGCCGCCGTCGCCACCTACGACTACGCGGACGACAGCATCTACACCGTGCGCACCGGTCTGGGCATCACGACGCAGATCGAGCTCAGCCCCAACGAGCAGATCCTCGACTACAGCACGGGCTTCAGCTCGGGCTGGGACCTCACGCGTCGCAACAACGTGTTCTACGTCAAGCCGAAGAACGTCGACGTGGACACCAACATGATGATCCGCACGGCCACGCACTCGTACATCTTCGAACTCAAGGTGGTGGCCACCGACTGGAAAACCCTCGACCAGGCCCGCAAGGCCGGCGTGCAATACAAGATCACCTTCACCTACCCCGCCGACGCCAGCCTGGCCCCGGTAATGAAGCAGGCCGAAGAGGCCCCGCTACTCGACACCTCGCTGGTAAGGAACCGCGACTACCACTTCGACTACGACTACGCCAAACGCCGCCGCGTGGCCAAGTGGTTGGTGCCGACGCACGTCTACGATGACGGCCGTTTCACCTACATCAAGATGCCCGACATGAAGCAATTCCCCACGGGCAACTTCCCCACCGTGTACATGCGCGAGAAGAAGCGAGGCGCCGACGCCATCGTCAACACCACCGTGGAAGGCAACACCATCGTCGTCCACGGCACCTACCCCTTTCTCGTCATCCGCCACGACAGCAACGTCATCGGCCTGCGAAGGAACACCCGGAAGTGA
- the bamE gene encoding outer membrane protein assembly factor BamE domain-containing protein — MSSVFSSRTGTEVTTEQLASFKFGKTTREDVVSAIGNPTRKSELMGKEIWTYYFTMSTALGANRDENTVFEFDKKGVLLNAYKAGAMPGDSGNPLLNAAGR, encoded by the coding sequence ATGAGCTCAGTCTTCAGCAGTCGCACGGGGACGGAAGTTACCACGGAACAGCTTGCCTCCTTCAAATTCGGGAAGACGACCCGGGAGGACGTTGTTTCCGCCATTGGAAACCCAACGCGGAAGTCCGAACTCATGGGCAAAGAGATCTGGACTTACTACTTCACGATGAGTACAGCTCTAGGCGCCAATCGCGATGAAAACACTGTATTCGAGTTCGACAAGAAAGGCGTTCTCCTTAACGCTTACAAGGCTGGCGCCATGCCGGGAGATTCGGGCAATCCGCTATTGAACGCCGCAGGCAGGTAG
- a CDS encoding nucleotide pyrophosphohydrolase yields the protein MDIEGLQVTLREFAEARAWDSFHNPKNLAMALSVEAGELVEIFQWLTDDEAAVVSGNEALKHRVSEELADVMLYLVRLADKTNIDLELAVRQKLVKNAEKYPVDRVYGSAKKYTEY from the coding sequence ATGGATATCGAAGGGCTGCAGGTCACCCTGCGGGAGTTCGCCGAGGCGAGGGCGTGGGATTCATTTCACAATCCCAAAAATCTAGCGATGGCGCTTTCCGTCGAGGCCGGCGAACTCGTCGAGATATTCCAGTGGTTGACTGACGACGAAGCCGCGGTCGTTTCCGGGAATGAGGCTCTCAAGCATCGTGTGTCGGAAGAGCTCGCCGACGTGATGCTTTATCTGGTTCGCCTGGCGGACAAGACGAACATCGACCTTGAATTGGCCGTTAGGCAGAAGCTGGTCAAGAACGCGGAGAAATATCCCGTTGACCGCGTGTACGGATCCGCCAAGAAATACACAGAGTACTGA
- a CDS encoding TrbI/VirB10 family protein, protein MNQNMSHPHDGEVADERAPQAEHSAPEESNTYIESAKRRDAEQVNLDAGAPELNAHEERRLNRKALGLLASIAALLAVIIAWVLNGPNGETPRAQPREEVLTVHKAPEASLPEAGAPPPFVPNAQAIPLRSVTTAISERFDDEPEAEAPRTPTLVERRIAAASQGTTGVAEGVSGGPASRRPYPLLIDPSTQKAEPSMSATGNLAYTAKELSNVSSATPLVRPDTLMLRGTLIRCVLETRIITDIPGFTSCVVHEPVYSFTGKRLLLPKGSKVQGKYAMEPNGPRVAVIWDRIVTPTGIDVNMASPGVDSLGGAGHPGHYDAHWGSRISSALMLSLFSDAFKYTAAKHGPAGATVSNGVVMLNPFESNTASTIQSLANSAISRGANRPATVTINQGTVLAVYVAKDVDFGGVVARY, encoded by the coding sequence GTGAACCAGAACATGTCCCATCCCCACGATGGCGAAGTGGCCGACGAGCGGGCGCCGCAGGCTGAGCATAGCGCGCCGGAGGAATCCAACACCTATATCGAATCGGCCAAACGCCGAGATGCAGAGCAAGTCAACCTGGATGCGGGCGCACCCGAACTCAACGCCCACGAGGAACGGCGTCTCAACCGTAAGGCCCTCGGCCTGCTGGCCAGCATTGCAGCACTTCTGGCCGTGATCATTGCCTGGGTGTTGAACGGGCCGAACGGCGAGACCCCACGTGCCCAGCCGCGCGAAGAGGTTTTGACGGTACACAAAGCTCCGGAAGCTTCGCTTCCCGAGGCCGGCGCACCTCCTCCGTTCGTGCCCAACGCCCAGGCGATTCCGCTGCGCTCGGTCACGACCGCGATCAGTGAACGGTTCGACGACGAGCCGGAGGCCGAGGCGCCGCGAACACCGACCCTCGTGGAGCGCCGCATCGCTGCCGCCAGCCAGGGGACGACCGGCGTCGCTGAAGGCGTGAGTGGCGGACCGGCCTCCCGGCGCCCTTATCCGCTCCTCATAGACCCGTCAACGCAGAAGGCCGAGCCCAGCATGAGCGCCACTGGCAACCTCGCCTACACCGCGAAGGAGCTGTCGAATGTATCCAGCGCCACGCCGCTGGTACGGCCTGACACACTGATGCTCCGCGGAACCCTCATCCGCTGCGTGCTGGAAACCCGGATCATTACCGATATCCCGGGCTTCACCTCCTGCGTGGTCCACGAACCGGTCTACTCCTTCACAGGAAAGCGCTTACTGCTACCCAAGGGTTCGAAAGTACAAGGCAAATACGCCATGGAACCCAATGGTCCTCGTGTAGCCGTCATCTGGGACCGCATCGTCACGCCCACAGGCATCGACGTGAACATGGCGAGCCCAGGCGTGGATTCGCTGGGCGGCGCAGGACACCCGGGTCACTACGACGCACACTGGGGAAGCCGGATCAGCTCGGCCCTCATGCTGAGCTTGTTCAGCGATGCCTTCAAATACACGGCCGCCAAGCACGGCCCTGCCGGAGCGACCGTCAGCAACGGCGTGGTCATGCTGAATCCATTCGAGAGCAACACGGCGTCCACCATCCAGTCGCTCGCCAACAGCGCCATATCTCGCGGGGCGAACCGTCCAGCGACAGTCACCATCAACCAGGGCACGGTCCTCGCGGTCTATGTGGCCAAGGACGTCGACTTCGGCGGCGTAGTTGCGCGCTATTGA
- a CDS encoding DUF3883 domain-containing protein, with amino-acid sequence MTVFIVPAVNPAAQKNYSKTLTSPIGVERRRKLPMGIHMPDGDIHAWGFPRNGRGVQLQNVMKPGDICLFYTASDKKKGYGWAAKVISVVGETHAAEVSNALWDSADFLPYFLAKPIRIFATTAMMAASLNPGGTYMAIRPQGALRLSNAARAAHAMKTYGGFDEWAIAFVEKHADGVWDTKAMDEYFIPLPPAAVEKRMEVSASLFKPVKTRLRDVTPTPAVSERRLSRRAKEIGDAGEEAVVAHLRATLPEAQRRTISWLAKEGITPGWDIEYEGEDGVRIRVEVKSTTGNTFSSFEITSNEWRAAEEHRARYHLYLVANCLSLEHRLLQVVPDPYAVYAGMLTPSVYRVGG; translated from the coding sequence ATGACTGTCTTCATTGTCCCTGCCGTCAATCCCGCAGCACAAAAGAACTACTCCAAGACCCTCACTTCGCCGATTGGCGTCGAGCGCAGGCGCAAATTGCCCATGGGCATCCACATGCCGGATGGAGACATCCACGCTTGGGGTTTCCCACGCAACGGACGCGGCGTCCAGTTGCAAAATGTCATGAAGCCGGGGGACATCTGCCTCTTCTATACGGCCAGCGACAAAAAGAAGGGGTACGGATGGGCAGCAAAGGTGATATCCGTGGTCGGCGAAACGCATGCCGCCGAGGTCTCGAATGCCCTTTGGGACAGTGCCGACTTCCTTCCTTACTTCTTGGCGAAGCCGATTCGAATCTTCGCAACCACCGCGATGATGGCCGCTAGCCTCAACCCAGGCGGTACCTACATGGCGATCCGCCCACAAGGTGCCTTGAGGCTCTCAAACGCTGCTCGGGCAGCTCATGCCATGAAGACTTATGGGGGCTTCGACGAGTGGGCGATCGCGTTTGTCGAAAAGCACGCCGACGGTGTCTGGGACACGAAGGCAATGGACGAATACTTCATCCCGCTGCCGCCCGCTGCGGTTGAGAAACGAATGGAGGTGTCGGCATCTCTCTTCAAGCCTGTGAAGACGCGCTTGCGAGACGTGACACCGACGCCGGCTGTCAGCGAGCGCCGCTTGTCACGTCGTGCCAAGGAAATCGGCGATGCGGGGGAGGAGGCGGTGGTCGCCCATCTGCGAGCGACGTTGCCCGAAGCGCAACGTCGGACGATTTCGTGGCTGGCGAAGGAGGGGATTACTCCGGGATGGGACATCGAATATGAGGGCGAAGACGGAGTCAGGATCCGTGTCGAAGTGAAGTCGACGACCGGGAACACCTTCAGCTCGTTCGAGATCACCTCCAACGAATGGCGTGCCGCGGAAGAACATCGAGCGCGGTATCACCTCTACCTCGTGGCGAACTGCCTGTCGCTCGAGCATCGTTTGCTGCAGGTCGTACCCGACCCGTACGCGGTATATGCGGGGATGCTTACGCCTTCGGTTTATCGGGTGGGTGGGTAG
- a CDS encoding type IV secretion system protein has protein sequence MPNISSYIYFKLIHDYLDREIATFGKQLMGNTSKWASGISLTLVTLWIFVLGYRILSGQSRGPMMANVLQMGRVAVIVSAASTMTVAGIGLHHFLTVELDKEVHSLFTGETDSTTAQSIDKNLAWTQLALSTIGSVHVIAADPEMIAAKERTTWLATFGSASPAMAAGAMLLLYQFAMALFIGLGPIFILCLIFDQTKELFKKWLMYGIGTVFSMALLSAVTGIVLRLTVKVSEAMWGAKIVNNILGNDAEGLTSTAMQQGGIGLLLTVLIVSVPPMAAMFFQGTLGNFMSYSAFAGGAASQPGPQGQPPGSYHGYPQIASGIPPSTNSSSHGMNNLAIRSIDQSAGQQMDEIKSGITPRH, from the coding sequence GTGCCGAACATCTCCAGCTATATCTACTTCAAGCTCATACACGACTATCTTGACAGAGAGATCGCGACGTTCGGCAAACAGCTCATGGGCAACACGTCCAAATGGGCAAGCGGCATATCGTTGACCCTCGTAACACTTTGGATCTTCGTTCTCGGCTACCGCATCCTTAGCGGTCAATCGCGCGGCCCCATGATGGCAAACGTGCTGCAGATGGGTCGTGTCGCCGTCATCGTCAGCGCGGCAAGCACGATGACAGTCGCCGGTATCGGCCTGCATCACTTCCTGACCGTCGAACTGGATAAGGAGGTCCATAGCCTGTTCACCGGTGAAACCGACAGCACCACGGCGCAGTCCATCGACAAGAACCTGGCATGGACCCAGCTCGCATTGAGCACGATCGGTTCCGTGCATGTCATTGCCGCTGATCCGGAAATGATCGCCGCCAAAGAGCGAACTACTTGGCTCGCTACCTTTGGTAGCGCCAGCCCAGCCATGGCGGCCGGCGCCATGCTGTTGCTCTACCAGTTCGCCATGGCGCTATTCATCGGCCTCGGACCGATCTTCATCCTCTGTCTAATCTTCGACCAGACCAAAGAGCTGTTCAAAAAGTGGCTCATGTACGGCATAGGCACCGTTTTCTCAATGGCTCTGCTGAGCGCCGTAACCGGCATCGTTCTCCGACTCACTGTCAAGGTCAGCGAAGCCATGTGGGGAGCGAAGATCGTCAACAACATTCTCGGTAACGACGCCGAAGGCTTGACCAGCACCGCGATGCAGCAAGGTGGCATAGGGCTCTTGCTTACTGTACTCATCGTTTCCGTTCCACCCATGGCTGCCATGTTCTTCCAGGGAACATTAGGCAATTTCATGAGTTATTCGGCCTTCGCGGGGGGCGCAGCAAGTCAGCCAGGTCCTCAGGGCCAACCCCCTGGCTCATATCACGGTTATCCCCAGATCGCTTCTGGGATTCCCCCGAGCACGAACTCCTCATCTCACGGCATGAATAACCTCGCCATCCGAAGCATCGATCAGTCTGCTGGCCAGCAGATGGACGAGATCAAGTCCGGTATAACGCCAAGGCATTAA
- a CDS encoding enterotoxin A family protein, which produces MRRAIALTLLVFVSTASHATFFYRMDTRPPEEVFQHGFAPSGNDSSLFQHVVGQTCQPGSQTSGFVAVSANETFAVNWGRETQPVGTRFYVYRIRASEFFYNAAQSLFHASRQTDDSVYELAGWVFMTESEWVTPIGIPAEDIVGAAEYVSRGRNEPPGRVGVFIPAGARDTPGSINHAPFTWNYSLDATRAPPAFNPLCPSVCFGTGSRRTRRSVIEWIDGTEGMDEARVKARHMLECVARTASAVLDLDDPPPEHPATRRPTTEL; this is translated from the coding sequence GTGAGACGCGCTATCGCTCTTACGCTTCTCGTCTTCGTATCCACCGCATCCCACGCCACGTTCTTCTACCGGATGGACACCCGGCCTCCGGAGGAGGTGTTCCAGCACGGCTTCGCGCCCAGCGGGAACGATTCCAGCCTCTTCCAGCACGTGGTAGGCCAAACCTGCCAGCCCGGAAGCCAGACCTCCGGTTTCGTGGCCGTGTCCGCCAACGAGACCTTCGCCGTGAACTGGGGCCGCGAAACCCAACCCGTCGGCACGCGGTTCTACGTGTATCGCATCCGCGCCAGCGAGTTTTTCTACAACGCCGCGCAGAGCCTGTTCCATGCAAGCCGCCAGACCGACGACTCGGTCTACGAGCTCGCCGGATGGGTTTTCATGACGGAAAGCGAATGGGTGACCCCGATCGGCATCCCGGCCGAGGACATCGTCGGCGCCGCCGAATACGTCAGCCGCGGTCGCAACGAGCCGCCTGGCCGCGTGGGGGTCTTCATCCCGGCCGGCGCACGCGATACGCCGGGATCGATAAACCATGCGCCGTTCACCTGGAACTACTCGCTCGACGCGACACGAGCGCCTCCCGCGTTCAACCCCCTATGCCCCTCCGTCTGCTTCGGTACCGGCAGCCGACGCACCCGGCGCTCCGTGATCGAATGGATCGACGGCACGGAGGGCATGGACGAGGCCCGTGTCAAAGCCCGCCACATGCTGGAGTGCGTGGCGCGGACGGCTTCCGCTGTCCTGGACCTCGACGATCCACCCCCGGAACACCCGGCCACCCGACGGCCGACGACCGAGTTGTAA